A genomic window from Fimbriimonadaceae bacterium includes:
- a CDS encoding redoxin domain-containing protein has protein sequence LAVSTALCQDDPGFGHSHHGSAFDSGMRTKPWKIEGIGTAPFPISTKNAELQSWYDQGNALLHSFWFEEAERSFRWCLKMEPENAMVYFGLARCGLSWFTIGSGDDPSLTRFRDFLKEAVKRKGTVTERERLYIEAWDAAWSKTGEESTKEIVQRLQKLCVLYPNDIEAKAQLAFFNIGQGSQLANEFLIQQILAVNPMHPGAHHARIHTWDDVDSAQAVASCELYGKAAPGIGHALHMPGHIYSKIGMWHEAAIAMDSATRVELKYMNDRLALPFENWNYPHNRDYLCYIQEQLGRAEDSIRGARDIMRSPKDPGNFVSGYPAVLALTRALLKFERWDEILDEKTFPAAENPIEALTVGAAKVIALAELGRTREAREALKGVQEEPKKQLEAMIAKNPDKADEIRKEAGAFAPLLLKTAEAKVLLAEGKRLNGIRLLLEQAEKERLDREAHNYRNDPPFDPWPIMRLVGDAYAAGGDLTSAIEAYETALAQEPNDAWCLAGLAKSFAARGDAASAKRYAGRFLAVWSGADRNLRWTKEVLALGLNATPKAETMKPERVYVPAALDPIGPSNWQPFPAPSLDCVDMELNPVKLSDYRGQNVLLVFYLSDQCVHCMEQLGKINERLGEFSDANTVVLGVSATSPQANKDSVTLAPFKVKLLSDVDHSNARRFSSYDDFEDLELHATILIDADGKVRWKRTGGDPFDDVDFLLGEIKRWGLPG, from the coding sequence CTCGCCGTCTCCACCGCCCTTTGCCAGGACGATCCTGGGTTCGGGCACTCGCATCACGGGTCCGCCTTCGATTCCGGCATGCGGACCAAGCCTTGGAAGATCGAAGGGATCGGCACCGCGCCCTTTCCCATCTCGACCAAGAACGCCGAACTGCAATCCTGGTACGACCAGGGGAACGCCCTCCTCCACTCCTTCTGGTTCGAAGAGGCCGAGCGGTCGTTCCGGTGGTGCCTCAAGATGGAGCCGGAGAACGCGATGGTCTACTTCGGACTCGCGCGGTGCGGCCTCAGTTGGTTCACCATCGGCTCGGGCGACGATCCCAGCCTGACGCGCTTTCGGGACTTCCTCAAGGAGGCCGTCAAGCGCAAGGGCACGGTCACGGAGCGTGAGCGGCTCTACATCGAAGCGTGGGACGCGGCGTGGAGCAAGACCGGCGAAGAGTCCACCAAAGAGATCGTCCAGCGGCTCCAAAAGCTGTGCGTTCTCTATCCGAACGATATCGAGGCGAAGGCCCAACTCGCATTTTTCAACATCGGCCAGGGAAGCCAACTCGCCAACGAGTTCCTGATCCAACAGATCCTCGCGGTCAATCCCATGCACCCCGGCGCCCACCACGCACGCATCCACACGTGGGACGATGTGGACAGCGCCCAGGCCGTCGCCAGCTGCGAGCTGTACGGCAAAGCCGCGCCCGGGATCGGCCACGCGCTCCACATGCCCGGCCACATTTACTCCAAGATCGGCATGTGGCACGAAGCGGCCATCGCGATGGACAGTGCCACCCGCGTCGAGCTGAAATACATGAACGATCGGCTCGCCCTGCCTTTCGAGAACTGGAACTACCCCCACAACCGCGACTACCTTTGCTACATCCAGGAGCAACTGGGCCGGGCCGAGGACAGCATCCGGGGAGCTCGGGACATCATGCGGTCACCCAAGGACCCGGGCAACTTCGTCAGCGGCTACCCGGCGGTCCTTGCCCTCACCCGGGCGCTGCTCAAGTTCGAGCGCTGGGACGAGATCCTCGACGAGAAGACGTTCCCTGCGGCCGAGAACCCCATCGAGGCGCTGACCGTGGGGGCCGCGAAGGTGATTGCGCTGGCCGAACTCGGACGCACGCGTGAGGCGCGCGAGGCGCTGAAGGGTGTCCAAGAGGAGCCCAAGAAGCAGCTCGAAGCGATGATCGCGAAGAACCCCGACAAGGCGGACGAGATTCGCAAGGAGGCCGGAGCGTTCGCCCCACTCCTCCTGAAGACCGCGGAAGCCAAGGTCCTTCTTGCCGAAGGAAAGCGGCTGAACGGCATCCGCCTCCTCCTCGAGCAGGCCGAGAAGGAACGGCTCGACCGGGAAGCGCACAACTACCGGAACGACCCCCCGTTCGACCCATGGCCCATCATGCGCCTCGTCGGAGACGCTTATGCCGCGGGAGGCGACCTCACAAGCGCGATCGAAGCGTATGAGACCGCCCTGGCCCAAGAACCCAACGACGCCTGGTGTCTGGCGGGTCTGGCCAAGTCCTTCGCGGCGCGAGGGGACGCGGCCAGCGCGAAACGCTACGCCGGGCGGTTCCTCGCGGTGTGGAGCGGCGCCGATCGCAACCTTCGCTGGACCAAAGAAGTGCTGGCCCTTGGCTTGAACGCGACGCCGAAGGCGGAGACGATGAAGCCGGAACGGGTCTACGTCCCCGCTGCGCTCGACCCGATCGGGCCCAGCAACTGGCAACCGTTCCCCGCGCCGAGCCTTGACTGCGTGGACATGGAGTTGAATCCCGTCAAGCTCTCGGACTACCGGGGCCAGAACGTGCTGCTCGTTTTCTACCTTTCGGACCAGTGCGTCCACTGCATGGAGCAGTTGGGCAAGATCAACGAACGACTCGGCGAATTCTCCGATGCCAACACGGTCGTTCTCGGAGTCAGTGCGACGTCGCCTCAGGCCAACAAGGACTCGGTGACGCTTGCGCCGTTCAAGGTGAAGCTCCTGTCCGACGTGGACCACTCCAACGCGCGACGCTTCTCCAGCTACGACGACTTCGAGGACCTCGAGCTGCACGCCACGATCCTGATCGACGCCGACGGGAAGGTCCGTTGGAAGCGAACCGGTGGAGATCCGTTCGACGACGTGGACTTCTTGCTCGGCGAGATCAAACGCTGGGGGCTACCAGGCTAG